In Acidobacteriota bacterium, one DNA window encodes the following:
- a CDS encoding SCO family protein, whose translation MKVGITATLMLSIMLVIGGLAGTSLALAQKPQAKQTAARYYCVMDPDVKSNKPGKCPKCGMDLRLTKSDSDSARKDNSSPTSNAEPGSDIKLQIPDVTVYDQDGKKLKFFTDIVKDKTVAINFIFTTCTTICPPLAATFRRVQQEMGDRVGRDVILISISVDPVIDVPERLKAFAAKFKAGPGWIFVTGNKHEIDLVLKALGAAVSDKTDHTPMVLVGKEAAGYWTRTYGLAPASVLVKVITDAASKSGERF comes from the coding sequence GCGCTGGCACAAAAACCTCAAGCCAAACAGACGGCAGCCCGCTACTACTGCGTGATGGACCCTGATGTGAAATCCAACAAGCCAGGAAAGTGTCCGAAATGCGGGATGGATTTGAGACTAACTAAGAGCGATAGCGATTCAGCTCGGAAAGATAACAGCTCGCCGACTTCTAATGCGGAGCCCGGCTCGGACATCAAGCTCCAGATTCCGGACGTGACTGTATACGATCAGGATGGCAAGAAGCTGAAGTTCTTCACGGACATAGTGAAAGACAAAACGGTCGCGATCAATTTCATCTTTACGACTTGCACGACGATCTGCCCGCCGCTGGCTGCTACGTTTCGCCGGGTTCAGCAAGAAATGGGTGATCGCGTAGGCCGCGACGTAATATTGATCTCGATAAGCGTCGATCCGGTGATCGACGTGCCGGAGAGGCTGAAGGCATTTGCCGCGAAGTTCAAAGCTGGGCCGGGATGGATCTTCGTCACCGGCAACAAGCACGAGATCGACCTCGTATTGAAAGCGCTCGGCGCGGCAGTCTCAGATAAGACCGATCACACGCCGATGGTGCTCGTGGGTAAGGAGGCGGCCGGCTATTGGACCCGGACCTATGGGCTCGCGCCCGCGTCGGTCCTTGTTAAGGTGATAACCGATGCGGCGAGCAAAAGCGGCGAGCGCTTCTAG